In the Thunnus albacares chromosome 10, fThuAlb1.1, whole genome shotgun sequence genome, CTTTGCCAGCTTTACCCCataaaaggatgagagaggagagagcctTTATCGTTTCCCTCCAGCTTGTCACAATGGGGGCTTCAAGAGGTGGAGGGGGTCTATAAtaaatacacatgcatgcattcttcaccccccacacacataaacacacactgaggtgACCTTGTGTTCCTGTTCGTTTCACGAGAACACCTGCGGAGTGTGTAGGAAGTTTGTAACTTTTAAACAAGTAATCAAAAACGGACAGCTACACCTTAGACTTGCACAAACACATTCTGCAACAAGCACAAGCCTGCCTCCCCACTGCTACTAAGCAAATTAATATGCTgagctgcacacaaacacatggcgACCGTACCCCCCTACCCCGCCTTTCCcagcacacattcacacaaaaattccacacaaagaaatataaaagagCAGCGATAGCTGGGTGGAAGCCCTGttgagacagagagggagaggcgagaggtgaaaaaagacagaaaggagagaGTATGAaggggaaagaagaggagagagaggcactgggttgagaaaaaaagggggtgttgaggaggaggagagagtcTGAAGGCAACAACTTAAAACAGTGAGAACAGAAGACGGAGTGGGTAAAACGCTGAGAGCAGACGGAGTGggaacaagaaagaaagagagaatagACTTTTATCGCCATCAAACAGGTACAGTAAACCATTTACAGCTCTTTGCTTGCTTTGGTTTTCGTTCTCTCTGTCGCTACAGTAATATATCTATTGGCCAGATGCAGAACACTGAAGTGATTACATGTTTATTCCTAGAGATTCAGTCATCTTCGTTGTGTTACGTGTCATTCAAACGAATGAGAAAAGATCTTCTGACTATTATAGTGAGTgagtccttttttttaaaaaaaaagagaaaacagaacagGGTGTAAACTGAAAATCCATTTTGCACAGTCTGGGTTCCCACAGAAAACATCTGGCTTGCTGCCAGGGGAAAACTCAAGCGCTGACAGGCTCACCCCAATAGTTGTATTTTATCTCCCGAcacttcatatttatttatttaaatcgGTTTCAGCCTGGAAACTAGAACATGATGAATGTTTGTCTATTCACAAAGTCATATAGGAGCtataaatgttaatgaaatAGCATCCAGGTGGCTCAAACCTGAGCAgagaagtttattttttttgtcttatcaTTGCCAACAAACCTTTCTTGTCTTTCTCAACAGTGACATATTGAAATAtctaaagagaaaaaacatcacTGTGGATCCTTGTTGGcatgtctgttttctgtcaccATGATAACTACTACAACAATAACTTCAGCTTCTTGATTTCAGTTCCTTATTTCAATCTTTTTTTGCTCTTCAAACATCACCTCAGAATTGGCCTcaagataaacttttaatatAAACTACAAGGTCAATTGAGAAACAATCAGTGAAGATTTATCTCTTCACTTAGACTGAATGGATGAACATAATTGCACGAGTTGAGGATTCATTTACAGCTGTATTACTTTTGTACTTACCGTCTCATCACTCCTGTCATTTCTGTCCACAGAGATGATGTCACAGCGCAGGAACCTGgctttgcttctttttctgaGTGTCTCACCTCTCCTCCACTCCCACCTATTCACTCACGCCGCCTCTACTTCCCCTCCCGCCACTCATCCACGGATCATATTGAGAGATGATTATTATGACTATGATGACACAGACAACCACAGCACTCCTCCCAAAGTGCTGACCCCTGTGAAAACTCCAATTCTGCGGTCCCAAATCTGCCAGTACAAACCCTGCTTTGAGAATCAGGAGCCCTGCTCCGAGCTTTCAGCCAGGACTGGGTGCCTCTGTCCTGGGCTCAGCGGGGATGACAAGCCTCCTCATGCTCCACGCATCCAAGACCTGCTGCTAGTCAAACAGGGGGACAACAGAGGGAAGGTAGAGATCCAATGGTGTGCTCCATCTTCTAAGGTGTCTGGGTACAGAGTGGTGGTCGAGAGGAGTGAAGGAGATGTCCTGGAGTTTGGGGACACTTCGCGACGAGGTTTAGTGGGGCATTTGGAAGTTGGAACCAAGGTGTGCGTGGAGGCGGTGAACAAAGCAGGACACAGTGAGCCCTCAGAGTTCTCCTGTAAGCGGTATGACCCTCCTACATCTCAAGACCATAAACTGCTGGCGGGGATAGTAGGAGGAGGAGTCGCCCTGCTTGTGCTCCTCATCATAGCAGCCGTGATCCTCTGGCAGTATCAGATGTTCAAAAAGGCAAAGAGAGACTCCAATGATGGACTTGGGAACCCTTCTTATAGCAGAGAGGGAACTCTGTGATCCAGTTCAGTACTGACAATCCATCTCATTCTCAGCAACACTAAACAGGCCCTTTGAGACAGAGGGGGATGACAGTGTGATCAGGAACAAAAGCAAGTTCTGAggtgatgtttttattaattatagAGTCGAGAAgatgtttacattcatgtttcaaggaatatgtaaatatattggaaAATGAGCAGAGGTGATCAAGGAATACCACTAACAAAGAATTAACTTTGGTTATTTTAGGGCTCGATCTACGGGTTTATTTGCAGGCAAATTAACCTCTGTAGGTTTACTTTAGTGTTTTTAATTCTATTGTGGCTCTATTTAAttgtaaatattattttttaggATATAACCTTAAGACTAAAACTTTTGTAATAAACTAAAActtattttaataaaactgtgtaaaatgtCTTGGTTGAATCTTTGCTTCCACTAGAAAGGTTTTGCAGATATACTGTGCAACGTAACATGCAATTATAGGAAAGTCTCTGGAGCTTTACTAAGGTAGACCTAAAGAtattctttcatttgtgtttgtttcccctctaatttattcagattttaaGTACACTTACTCAAGCACTGAATTAAAGTGCAATTTTAAggcacttgtactttacttgagtaatgtaattttatgttactttgtaCCTCTAttccactgcatttcagagggaaatattgtgctGTATTGTACAATTATTTAATAGCTATAGTTTTTAGCTATTTTGTCAGATCACTATTTTATGCATTAAATATAAGATCAGGCTATAAAATATGTGTTGTTATAGATTAGACTACCCAGTAGTTTAAGTTGTTAAAATTAGCttacacattaaaatgctgcttacatgtatATGTCAATGAATCAGTATTAATATTCCAGTAATgttatatatatgatatataactCTCTAAAATAGAATCTATTCAAGCTTTGATGAAGGCTGCTCAAGAGctcaaactactcctttaatCTTTCTTGTGTAAACAAATTTGGAGGGccaaggaggggaggagggttCAGTTTCTTTGATATGCTGTTTTTCCATCTGGGTGATTGGACTGGGGATTTCAAGATCCTGTATACTCTGCAACAGTAGACATATGCTATGTATCTAAATATGTGTGTACAAACAGATGATATAAGCTTGGCAGCTACACTCTAtggtttttgtttctttcctttgtttttttcagcttgtttcaGCTTGTGGTTAGAGGCCGCTCTTTGTTGAGTTGTTTTAGTAATGTAAAGACCCTGGACAGAGATGTTGATACATCTGAGTTTTTGATTAATGTAGAATATTCTTTGTATGATAATTGATTTTGTGTTGTGTGCCCTGTATCCTTACCAAACTACAAGGAGGGGGGGGAGCAATAAAGTTGgtcacaaaaaatatatataactcTCTAAATGAtgccattttgcataatgaacactgttacttttgatacttgaaaTACATTCTGCCGCtgatacttgtgtacttttacctGTAacaagattttgaatgcaggaatATTTTTTCATCGTGGTGTTGCCACTTTTCCTGACGTAAAACATCTCAGTACTTCTCACTGTGTAAGGATATCAAAGCTGCCACCACCAGTGTCATGTGAAAACAACGCTAGTGAGAGATTGATCTTATTGGTCATTCAGGGTAAGTCCCGCCTTCCTTCGACGTCTAAGCCAATGATTTGTCACCAAACAACGTAACCAGGAAGGTGTAGAACTTCTCATTCATATACAAAGCTTCATGCTGCCAGGATGGCAGGTGAGTTTACAAATGATATTTTACTCACTTCACACACTGCTACAGTTCAGTTTTAACCAGTTTTAACCGTTGAGTTTTATGAATGACCTGAAACGTCCCTAACGTTAGTTGAGAAACTTTAATTAGCTACAGCTAAGTAGTTAAGATAGCTAACATCTGTAATTTAACTGTTATAGTCGGTTAATAATAAAACTACCACAACTATTGTGGCATTAGCATTATTTTTAGACTGCGTTTAAGGTTATGGTTTGTTCACTTAACTATCTCGCGCAAGAATTCCACATTTTAAATGAGGAAACAATTCCTTGTGTAAATAATAAGTTATTTATTATGCATATATACCCGCTTCAGCATGACTCAACAGACAGCAAAGGTGTAGATAAGCTGAAGCCGGAGGCAGCCGCTAGCAGCACCATACAACAAACCATGTTCATAATTTTACCCTTAAATGAAGCAAAACATGATAAGTGCTCGCATACCGTGCATCAAATGACTGTGGGCATTGTACTccccttttcacacacacactcactactaAAAAATGTACCAACATGAGGGAGCAATCTTCAGGAGTAGAATGAACCCTGTAAGTGGAGGTGGGTGCCAGGGTTTATCTTTTATATTTGCCTGGTTCAAGATTTTTGGTTATTTCAGCAATGTAAGCACAGCCAAGTATGAGTAATGAAGTGTGATTTGGTCTCCTGTTTCCAATAAACTCAACTCAGGACATCTGCTGATACCAAACACTGATCAGATACTAGTGCTGTCTTTTTCCTCAAATTCAATGTGGATTGGTCATGTAATTGGCTGAAACCAATGCACTTATGGTTTGGTCCATGCCTAATTATCCAGCTGTTTGTATCCATGCTTGCAGCTCTTTGTGCAAGGACCCCACAGAGCAGGTCTCATATTAGCtttacacagtcacacaaacaatAGTTGCTTCTCTTTAAAAAGGGCGGTTGATAATAAAATCATGTCTCAGACTGTTTTATCGCTCAAAGCCTAACTTGAATGGTGCAATTTTATGGAAGCATTAAACCATTGAACCATTGAGCCTTTCATGTGGTTCCTCTCTCATTACCAGTCACCAAAGAAATCTCCTACGAAGATCTGAAAGGGCTTCTGGGAAAAAGCCAGAATCTCCTCCTGGTTGATGTCCGCACTAAAGAGGAAGTGGATAAAGGCCGTATTCCAGGATCCGTCCATATCCCAGGTGAGCTTCTTTTAAATTGTGTTAAAATAAACTGGTGTGTAGCACAGCCTCATACTTAACACAGATGTTTTATTCCCTCAGCGTCACCACTTATCATTCTCAAGTTCTCCTGGGTGTCTTGTTGATCATACTGGATTATGCAAAAATGCACAGTGGTGGATAAGTCAGTgatctgttgtctgttttttttaggttCTGCATGTTTTGCATCAGTTATTAATGTTCATGTCTAtctgtttaattttaaaatacttttatgcctctcctcccttcctctcttcgAACATTCAGTCGATACAGTAGAAGCTGCTTTTGCAATGGAGCCAGAAGAATTCAAGGCAAAGTATGGAGTAACCAAGCCGGCGCTGGACGCCCCAGAACTGGTGTTTCAGTGCCAGATGGGCAAGCGAGGGGGGATCGCCACAGCCAAGGCCCACGAAATAGGATATATAAAGTAAATAAGTTGTGTTGCTATGCATAACACTCACAGCCCATCATACTTTAAAAGAGACAGTCCAAGTCTCGTACAATAATAGCCCTTGCTGTTTTTAGATTCATGATGCCCCaacaaaagactctcacacactTGAGACTCAATTTCTACTCTGTTCCCTCACAGGAAAAAAGTCTTTGACTGTCTACATGCATTACTTTCTGTTCTTAAATATTTATAGATGTATGTATTTCATGTGTAATGTTGACAACTTATAcattctgtgtctctgtcttgtGTTTCAGTGCACGTAATTACACGGGAGGATACAGGGAGTGGTCtgagaaagagggaaagtgATTTGTGTTGAAGGAGAACCTCATATAATATCCATAATATAAGTAAATATGTAAGCTAGACACATAATACAGAGATattgtggtgtttgttttgttttcatagtgcatcactgtattttaaatggatgaataaaataaatcatgttatTTACTCAGATTTATGTGTAGTGTCTATctaaacatgtaaaaactggGAACATCACTGACTTGAAAAGGTTTCACCAGACTTCCTGTGTGTTTAAAAGATGTGGAGCATCAAatccacaacaaacacacagtatttttcTGTTATAGGTGCCTAATTACAGTGACTCATGgtcattttacacaaaaataaaatattaacgTTGGTATTTGCGGTGAACTCACACATTTAACAAAACTTGTGCTATGGGGGTGTAGAAAGCTTTAATGCACAAAAATATTCCTCTTCTCCAGTGATATAAAGTAACCAAATACATTTACTAAAGTGCGGTACTAAAGCACAATTTTGAGGCacttttatttaacttatttccattttatgcaaaTTTCAGAGGGATATATTGTACTTCTTGCTCCTCTACATTTACTTAATCGCTATACCGTGATAACTTCTCATTTTggttttacataaaaacatgattagCTAATAAAATATGAGGCAGTAATACAAATTAGAAGCTCTGCatacccacacaggtgtttccaGTTATTGTGATTCATTAGACTTACTCAAGTTGGAGTTATGCAAGGCTATTTAATGTTTTACGTGAGATAACCAATCTCTATGTGCTTATAAGAATAATAAAGACGTAACTTCACCAgcaacaaaactaacaaaagtGAGAAACACATCAGTCAGGCCCAGTCTGTGcacgcccacacagtcctgagtaAAGCtttcaaacaaaatgaatgaaaatacttGTGGGACTGGACCATGACTGTGCAGGGTCTGAGATACTAGCAGTTTATATAGATAGATAAGTGTATTTTGATAATCTCAATTGGGTGTTACAGCATTACAACAGGCTTGAATCACTAAACAAACAATTGAACAAACACTCAActgaataatgaaaacaaaagttaatAAAACTGAACCACAAGTTAAAAGTAGGACCAAACCGTGGTGCCaggtccttgatgtgaaaaagtttgagaaccactggtgtACTATATTTGtggaaactgaaaatatgtggTCTAATTTGGTCTGGATGGGATAAAAAGTAGTAAAATCTCCCTTTTTCAGTttccacaaataaaataagGTTTCACAAATCGGAAACTGTTTTAATGAATCTTTGGAGTCATTTGACAAGACTAAGTGTGTGGTTTTTGATGGGATgggaaaaagcagtgaaattaccctcttttctgttttcataagctAAGTAAAGGTCTCATAAATCTGAAACTTTTTAAACAGCGTTAAGGCGTTTGCTACGTTGTTCAACATACTTTCACAAGTGTAAGcggtggaaaaaaaactgagaatcAGCCACTAAATATCATATTTATCTGAAGATAACTTCAGCTTCTTCCTCCTTAAGCCAGTTTGCCGCGAAGTTTAGCTCATGTGTCCAAACACTGAAGATGCTCAGAGAAATACAGCAGGTAAGTTAATGCTGAAGGGTTATTCTAGCCAGAAACACAACGTTACAACGTttagacataaaaaaacacatttgttattAGATAGTGGATCCGAACTCATTAGAAAATAGGACTGACCCATCTAGCGAAGGTTTGAAGCTAATTAACGTAtagcatgctaatgctaatgctaagctagCAGTTTGATATGACCTTCTCAGGTGCTGCGGTTGGTCATGATTTTGAGAAAGCAAAGACAACAGCAGGGTGTGAAGACTGCTGGGGGGCTTTTGGTGCTGCTATGGCCTGAAACAGGAGCTCCAGTTCAAAGCCTGAACTGCACTGGTAAGTTTTTAGTGTTTGAGTGAGCTAACAGTGGAGTAAAAGTGCCTAAAAGTGAGATATATCAGCATGTCTGGTGGGAAATATCTATCAAAAGAGACACCAAATGTGCTTCAACAGAGGTAGGTTGTTTTATAAAGTGACATAGTGCATTATGTCaggaaaatatacattttactatcactgtttttattgtatataaAGGCAAATCATCCTGTTAAGTGGAAGAAGGCATCAAAACGTTGATACAATGAGTTTCCTTATTCGTAAGCACatatatgtttgtttaatgtttgaGAGTACAATTATAAACACCTATCCTAAAACACAAGCGGGCACCATGCCCGATTTCAGGCataaagcagttttaaattcatataatagttaattcaatacattgtacacatttcctcctggacaacttttcaggctcacaaatcttttcttacttttcttaCTTACAAGCAGAAAACAGTTGCAACTAatgataattttcattattagtAATCTattttaatcagtattttttcGATTAATTGCCTAGAAAcctcagaaaacagtaaaaaatgtgCATCAAAATATCCTGGAGTCCAAGGTGATTTCATCAAATGTCGTCTTTTGTCCGACCAATaatccaaaaccccaaaatattcaatttactataatTTAAGActagaaaaagc is a window encoding:
- the si:ch1073-303k11.2 gene encoding leucine-rich repeat neuronal protein 4, giving the protein MMSQRRNLALLLFLSVSPLLHSHLFTHAASTSPPATHPRIILRDDYYDYDDTDNHSTPPKVLTPVKTPILRSQICQYKPCFENQEPCSELSARTGCLCPGLSGDDKPPHAPRIQDLLLVKQGDNRGKVEIQWCAPSSKVSGYRVVVERSEGDVLEFGDTSRRGLVGHLEVGTKVCVEAVNKAGHSEPSEFSCKRYDPPTSQDHKLLAGIVGGGVALLVLLIIAAVILWQYQMFKKAKRDSNDGLGNPSYSREGTL
- the tstd1 gene encoding thiosulfate:glutathione sulfurtransferase — its product is MAVTKEISYEDLKGLLGKSQNLLLVDVRTKEEVDKGRIPGSVHIPVDTVEAAFAMEPEEFKAKYGVTKPALDAPELVFQCQMGKRGGIATAKAHEIGYINARNYTGGYREWSEKEGK